GGAGATGGCAGCGAGCGAGTGATTCTTGCCCGGCATCTCGACGAAAGCGAAACCCCGGCATTTGCCGGTGAACAGTTCGCGCATCACTTCCACGGAGTTCACTTGGCCGAAGGGCTTGAAGAGGTCGGCGAGCTCAACGTCTGTCACCGCTTCTGCGAGATTACCCACAAATATGTTCATTTCGGCTCCCGTTGGGTTCATGAAATCAGTGCAGTATTGCGTGCCCTCGGGCGCGCGCTCAGCGGGTGAACAGTGCCGGCACCCGAGGAACGCGTTCCCCTCGCCCAGGCTCTCGCCGCGGGCTGCGCCGTTCTTCGCGTGCCGCGATGTTGCCATTGGGTTCTCCACCGGAACGACCGGCCGCCACGCGAGACGCCGCATTGTTTCCCGCACGAGGGTTGCCCGAGCGGGGCCCGGAGCCGCGGCGCGGTGAAGCATCGCGGTCACCGAATCCGCGCCCACGAGTCTCGCCCTGCTTATTGCGGTTGCCGGACTGCGCATGGCGTGGTGCGCTACGCACCGCCGACTGCCGCCACACCGTCGGCTCGAATCCTGCCACTACCCTTCGCTCGACGGGTTGCTTCAGCACGCGCTCGATGGCGGCCAGCAGCCCCTGTTCGTCTGAAGACACGAGCGAGACGGCGTCGCCCGTGCTGCCGGCACGGCCAGTGCGGCCGACGCGGTGAACGTAATCTTCGGCGACCTGCGGCAGATCGAAATTCACCACGTGCGGCAGCGCCTGAATGTCGAGCCCGCGCGCCGCGATGTCGGTGGCGACCAGCACGCGTATCTTCCCGCGCTTGAACTCTTCGAGAGCGCGATTGCGCTGCGGCTGGCTGCGGTTGCCGTGAATCGCGTCTGCGTTCAGGCCGCCGCGCGAAAGCTGCTGCGCGAGCCGATCGGCGCCGTGCTTGGTCCTGGTGAAAACGAGGATCTGCTGCCAGTCCCCTGCCTTGATGAGGTGGACGAGCAGCTCGCGCTTGCGGTCCGCGTCGACCGGATGCATGACCTGGGTCACGAGAGCGGCCGCGGTGTTCTGCTTCTCTGCCGCGACCATGACCGGATCGTCGAGGAACGAATCCGCGAGCTGGCGGATCTCGGATGAGAAGGTGGCGGAGAAGAACAGGTTCTGGCGCTTCGCCGGCAGCAGGGAGACGATACGGCGGATGTCGTGAATGAATCCCATGTCGAGCATGCGGTCGGCTTCATCCAGCACCAGCATCTCGACCCGACGCAGATCGACGGAGCGTTGCTGCACGTGATCAAGCAGGCGGCCCGGCGTGGCGACGAGCACGTCGACACCCTGGCGCAGCGCGCGGACCTGATTTCCCATGCCGACACCGCCGCAAACCGTGGCGGTGCGAATGCGCTGATGCCGGCCGTAGACTCGCACGCTGTCCTCGACCTGCGCCGCAAGCTCGCGGGTCGGTGCCAGGATGAGCGCGCGGATCGGATGATGCGCCGGCGATGCGCTCGTGTTTACCCGCGTGGCGAGCCGCTGCAGCAACGGCAGCGTGAAACCGGCGGTCTTGCCGGTGCCGGTCTGCGCGCCCGCCAGAACATCGCGTCCTTCGAGGACGAGCGGGATGCACTTCGACTGGATGGGGGTAGGTTCGGTATAGCCTTGATCCGCGACAGCGCGGAGCAGCTCGGCCGACAGGCCGAGGCTTTGGAACGACGTATTAATGGACTTCTCCTGAGATCGGCCTGCGAAAGGGTCAACCCTTCAGAACCGGTTCAGGCAGATGCGAAAGCTTGATTGAAGAATTCGAGGGGGCTTGAGAACAACCACGAAAAGGCAGTGAGGCGGACCGGATTGCGCATCACGAAAACCTTGAGGCGCACTATACACGGATCTGCCCCCGAAGTCGCGGGCAAGGCTCGCCGCACTCCAGCCTTACCCCACCCAGTGCCGCGCGTTGCGGAACATCCTGAGCCAGGGCCCGTCCGCGTCCCAGTCCTCGGGGTGCCATGTGTTCTGGGCGGTCAGGAACACGCGCTCGGGATGCGGCATGAGAATGGTGAAGCGACCGTCGGCGGTGGTAAGCCCGGTGATGCCCTGCGGCGAGCCGTTCGGATTCAGCGGATAGATTTCGGTCGGTGCGCCGCGGTTGTCGACGAAGCGCAGCGCGACCCGCGCCTGCGACATCCGGTCGGCGCTGGCGAACTCGGCGTAGCCCTCGCCGTGGGCCACCGGGATCGGCAGGCGGCTGCCGGCCATGCCGGTGAAGAAGATCGAAGGCGAGTCCTGCACCTCGACGGTGACGAAGCGCGCTTCGAACTGCTCCGAGCGGTTGCGCACGAAGTGCGGCCACGCTGCGGTGCCGGGGATGATCTCGTGCAGGTTGCTCATCATCTGGCAGCCGTTGCACACGCCGAGCGCGAATGTGTCCTCGCGCGCGAAGAACCCCTCGAACTCGTCGCGGGCGCGCGGGTTGAAGAGGATCGACTTGGCCCAGCCCTCCCCTGCGCCGAGCACGTCGCCGTACGAGAAACCGCCGCACGCCGCGATCCCGACGAAATCCTCCAGCGACAGGCGGGCGGCGATGATGTCGCTCATGTGCACGTCGACCGCGGCAAACCCGGCGCGATCGAATGCCGCTGCCATCTCGACCTGACCGTTCACGCCCTGTTCGCGCAGGATGGCGACGCGCGGCCGCGCGCCGGAAGCGATGTAGAAGGCCGCGACGTTCTCCTGCGGGTCGAACGTGAGGCGCACCTGAATGCCGGGATCCGCCTCGTCGAGGATGCGGTCGTGCTCCTCCTGCGCGCAGACCGGATGATCCCGCAGCCGCTGCATGTGGTAGGTCGTGGCGGACCAGATGCGCTGCAGATCACGGCGCCGCTCCGCCAGGAAGACCTTGCCCGCGAGCCGGATCTCCACCATCCCATCCGCATTGGTCGAGCCGACATCGTGCACCGCCGGTCCCAGCCCGGCCTTGCCGAAAGCCTCGCGCACCGCCGGCACATCGCTCGCGCGCACCTGGACGAGGGCGCCCAGTTCTTCGGCGAAGAGCGCGGCGATCGCCTCCTTGCGCGAGCGCGCGATGGATTCCAGATCGATCGTCGCACCGCAGTGTCCGGCGAACGCCATCTCGCAGAGCGTGACGAACAGTCCGCCGTCGGAGCGATCATGGTAGGCGAGGAGGCGCCCGCCGCGGTGCAACTGCTGGATCACCGCGAAGAACGCACGCAGCGCGTCGGGTCCGTCGACATCGGGTGCGGCCTCCCCCACCTGCCGGTGGACCTGCGCGAGCGCCGATCCGCCGAGACGGTTGCGGCCGCAGCCGAGGTCGATCAGCAGCAGCCGCGTCGCACCCTGATCGAGGCGCAGACGAGGCGTGAGCGTGGAGCGCGCGTCTTCGACCGGCGCGAACGCGGAGACCACCAGCGACAGCGGCGCCGTCACGGCCTTCTCGACGTCGCCGTCGCGCCATGCCGTGCGCATCGACATCGAATCCTTGCCGACCGGGATGCTGAGGCCGAGCTTCGGACACAGGTCGAGCGCGACCGCGGCGACGGTATCGAAGAGCACCGCGTCTTCGCCGTGGTGGCCGGCCGCCGCCATCCAGTTGGCCGAGAGCTTCACGTCGCCGATGTCGCGAATGGCCGCTGCCGCGATGTTGGTGATCGCCTCGCCCACCGCCATGCGCCCGGAAGCAGGCGCATCGACGAGGGCGAGCGGTGCGCGCTCGCCGATCGCCATCGCCTCGCCGCGGTGGGTGCGGTAGCCGATGAGGGTGACCGCGACATCCGCCACCGGCACCTGCCACGGCCCGACCATCTGGTCGCGCGCCGTAAGGCCGCCCACCGTGCGATCGCCGATGCTGATGAGGAACGTCTTGTCGGCGACACCGGGCAGTCGCAGCACGCGGTGCGCGGCGTCCTTCACGTTGAGCTCTGCCCAGCGGAAAGGCGGCAGCGGCGCATGCACGCGGCGCACGTCGCGCGTCATCCGCGGCGGCTTTCCCAGCAGCACCTCCAGCGCCATGTCCACCGGCCGGTCGCCGAAGAGCGGGTCGTTCACCAACAGGAGCCCGTCGTCGGTCGCCTCGCCGACCACGGCATGGGGACAGCGCTCTCGCGCGCACAGTGCAGAGAACGCCGCGAGCGATTCGGGCAGGATCGCCAGCACGTAGCGCTCCTGCGCTTCGTTGCACCAGATCTGCACCGGGCTCATCCCCGGTTCCTCCGACGGCACCTTGCGCAGATCGATGCGCGCACCGCGCCCGGCGCCGTGCGCCAGTTCCGGCAGCGCGTTGGAGAGTCCGCCGGCGCCGACGTCGTGAATCGACAGGATCGGATTGGCCTCGCCCAGCGCCCAGCAGCGGTCGATCACCTCCTGTGCGCGGCGCTGGATTTCCGCGTTGCCCCGCTGCACGGAATCGAAGTCGAGATCCTCCTTGTTCGACCCTGCACCCATGCTCGAGGCCGCACCCCCGCCCATGCCGATGAGCAGCCCCGGGCCACCCAGCTGGACCAGCAGCGCACCGGCCGGAATGTCGCACTTGTGCGAATGGATGCCGGCGATGTTGCCGAGCCCGCCCGCGAGCATGATCGGCTTGTGATAGCCGCGCACTTCACCTGCCACTTCCTCCTCGAAGGTGCGGAAATAACCGGCGAGATTCGGTCGACCAAACTCGTTGTTGAACGCCGCGCCGCCCAGGGGTCCGTCGACCATGATCTGCAGCGCCGAAGAAATGCGCTCGGGGCGTCCATAGCCGTGCGCCTCGCTGTCTTCCCACGGCTGGATGAAGCCAGGAATGCGCAGGTTGGAGACGGAGAAGCCGGTGAGCCCGGCCTTCGGCTTGGCACCGCGCCCGGTGGCACCCTCGTCGCGGATCTCGCCGCCCGCCCCCGTAGCGGCACCCGGGAAGGGTGAAATCGCCGTCGGGTGGTTGTGCGTCTCCACCTTCATGAGGACGTGCGTGCGCTCCGCCGTGTAGCCGTAGCGGCCATCACCGCGCGGGTAGAAGCGCTCGATGGTCGGTCCTTCCATCACCGCGGCATTGTCGGCGTAGGCCACCACCGTGCCTTCCGGATGCAGGCGGTGCGTCTCGCGGATCATGCCGAAGAGCGAGGTCGTCTGCGGCACGCCGTCGATGACCCAGTCGGCATTGAAGATCTTGTGCCGGCAGTGCTCGGAGTTCGCCTGCGCGAACATCATGAGCTCCGCATCGGACGGGTTGCGCCCGATCCTGGCGAAGTTCTCGAGCAGATACTCGATCTCGTCGGCGGAGAGCGCGAGCCCCATCTCCTGATTGGCGCGCAGCAGCGCCGCGCGACCGCCCCCCAGCACGTCGACCGTCGCCAGCGGCGCCGGCGTGACTTCCTGAAAGAGCCGCGCCGCGTCCTCGAAGCGGTCGAGCACCGTCTCGGTCATGCGGTCGTAGAGAAAGGGGGCGATGGCGCCACGCTGCGCGGCATCGAGCGGCTGCGCAGCATCAGTCACGATCGTGTAGGCGACGCCGCGCTCGATGCGCCGGACGGCGTCCAGACCGCAGTGGCGGGCGATGTCGGTCGCCTTCGACGACCACGGCGAGAGCGTGCCGAGCCGCGGCACGACGAGGAGCAGATCCCCCTCGTG
Above is a genomic segment from Betaproteobacteria bacterium containing:
- the purL gene encoding phosphoribosylformylglycinamidine synthase produces the protein HEGDLLLVVPRLGTLSPWSSKATDIARHCGLDAVRRIERGVAYTIVTDAAQPLDAAQRGAIAPFLYDRMTETVLDRFEDAARLFQEVTPAPLATVDVLGGGRAALLRANQEMGLALSADEIEYLLENFARIGRNPSDAELMMFAQANSEHCRHKIFNADWVIDGVPQTTSLFGMIRETHRLHPEGTVVAYADNAAVMEGPTIERFYPRGDGRYGYTAERTHVLMKVETHNHPTAISPFPGAATGAGGEIRDEGATGRGAKPKAGLTGFSVSNLRIPGFIQPWEDSEAHGYGRPERISSALQIMVDGPLGGAAFNNEFGRPNLAGYFRTFEEEVAGEVRGYHKPIMLAGGLGNIAGIHSHKCDIPAGALLVQLGGPGLLIGMGGGAASSMGAGSNKEDLDFDSVQRGNAEIQRRAQEVIDRCWALGEANPILSIHDVGAGGLSNALPELAHGAGRGARIDLRKVPSEEPGMSPVQIWCNEAQERYVLAILPESLAAFSALCARERCPHAVVGEATDDGLLLVNDPLFGDRPVDMALEVLLGKPPRMTRDVRRVHAPLPPFRWAELNVKDAAHRVLRLPGVADKTFLISIGDRTVGGLTARDQMVGPWQVPVADVAVTLIGYRTHRGEAMAIGERAPLALVDAPASGRMAVGEAITNIAAAAIRDIGDVKLSANWMAAAGHHGEDAVLFDTVAAVALDLCPKLGLSIPVGKDSMSMRTAWRDGDVEKAVTAPLSLVVSAFAPVEDARSTLTPRLRLDQGATRLLLIDLGCGRNRLGGSALAQVHRQVGEAAPDVDGPDALRAFFAVIQQLHRGGRLLAYHDRSDGGLFVTLCEMAFAGHCGATIDLESIARSRKEAIAALFAEELGALVQVRASDVPAVREAFGKAGLGPAVHDVGSTNADGMVEIRLAGKVFLAERRRDLQRIWSATTYHMQRLRDHPVCAQEEHDRILDEADPGIQVRLTFDPQENVAAFYIASGARPRVAILREQGVNGQVEMAAAFDRAGFAAVDVHMSDIIAARLSLEDFVGIAACGGFSYGDVLGAGEGWAKSILFNPRARDEFEGFFAREDTFALGVCNGCQMMSNLHEIIPGTAAWPHFVRNRSEQFEARFVTVEVQDSPSIFFTGMAGSRLPIPVAHGEGYAEFASADRMSQARVALRFVDNRGAPTEIYPLNPNGSPQGITGLTTADGRFTILMPHPERVFLTAQNTWHPEDWDADGPWLRMFRNARHWVG
- a CDS encoding DEAD/DEAH box helicase, with the translated sequence MNTSFQSLGLSAELLRAVADQGYTEPTPIQSKCIPLVLEGRDVLAGAQTGTGKTAGFTLPLLQRLATRVNTSASPAHHPIRALILAPTRELAAQVEDSVRVYGRHQRIRTATVCGGVGMGNQVRALRQGVDVLVATPGRLLDHVQQRSVDLRRVEMLVLDEADRMLDMGFIHDIRRIVSLLPAKRQNLFFSATFSSEIRQLADSFLDDPVMVAAEKQNTAAALVTQVMHPVDADRKRELLVHLIKAGDWQQILVFTRTKHGADRLAQQLSRGGLNADAIHGNRSQPQRNRALEEFKRGKIRVLVATDIAARGLDIQALPHVVNFDLPQVAEDYVHRVGRTGRAGSTGDAVSLVSSDEQGLLAAIERVLKQPVERRVVAGFEPTVWRQSAVRSAPRHAQSGNRNKQGETRGRGFGDRDASPRRGSGPRSGNPRAGNNAASRVAAGRSGGEPNGNIAAREERRSPRREPGRGERVPRVPALFTR
- a CDS encoding RNA-binding protein, which encodes MNIFVGNLAEAVTDVELADLFKPFGQVNSVEVMRELFTGKCRGFAFVEMPGKNHSLAAISGLNGKDFHGQPLKVHEARDRPSRGGRRR